cagacacacacacacacacacacacacacacagagtccgtCGCTCCTACTGCTTCTTCTTGACCACGTGGGCGCAGTCGTACTTGCCCCGCACCACCGTGAGCTTGACCCCCGGCAGGTCCTGCGTGCGGCCGCCCTGCACCAGCACCACGTTGTGCTCCTGCAGGTTGTGTCCCTCTCCGGGGATGAAGGCCACCGCCTCCTTCCCGTTGGACAGCCGCACGCGGGCGCACTTCCTGTTGGCCGAGTTGGGCTTCTTGGGTTTACGGATCATGGTCTTCAGGACGACGGCCTTCAGCTGCGGCCGGCCGAACGTGGCGCCCGGCGCCGGCGCCGGCGGCTTGGGCCGCCCCTGCCGGTGCATCTGGTTGAGGGTGGCCATGCTCCTGCAGAGGAGCGGCCCTCCCGTCCACCAGGAGGCGCTCTGCGAcgctgcagagaggagaaacaacCAAACAGATGTCATCCAAACATGTGTccgtgaatgaatgaattaaattaatgaatgaattcataaataaaatggcaagaaaaaatcattatagaattatcatgattattttatgtattatttattatactaTTATATATTACTattatgttttaaattaaattacaagaaaatgacaaactaAAGTGAGTTCTGTTGAGAAGGTGAAAGACAG
The Myripristis murdjan chromosome 16, fMyrMur1.1, whole genome shotgun sequence DNA segment above includes these coding regions:
- the mrps12 gene encoding small ribosomal subunit protein uS12m, which gives rise to MLWKRAALSGSTFISMRNTRNTSGRGSRRSLAESSGEAPAAESFCPGGMSSFWSLRPALTSLLQASQSASWWTGGPLLCRSMATLNQMHRQGRPKPPAPAPGATFGRPQLKAVVLKTMIRKPKKPNSANRKCARVRLSNGKEAVAFIPGEGHNLQEHNVVLVQGGRTQDLPGVKLTVVRGKYDCAHVVKKKQ